Proteins encoded together in one Prunus dulcis chromosome 3, ALMONDv2, whole genome shotgun sequence window:
- the LOC117622734 gene encoding DNA repair protein XRCC3 homolog: MTPQNLMLLPLSTPKLSIGCPILDHCLGGGIPCNSITELVGESGSGKTQLCLQLTVRAQLPPSHGGLGGSSIYIFTEFSFPFRRLQQLGNLYHASYPNLIRLEPLEDIYVHGVHDAQELIHVLGDIEAFIAIDHTRLPVKLIVIDSIAALFRSQYQTTPADLKRRSEMFFNISGTLKGLANKYGLAVVVTNQVVDFIGPHHGVNGVRLGNLESLDTSGRRVSPALGLAWAHCINSRVFLARHEQSIEVDIRNAPSTSICSQTHRTFHLVFAPHLAYASAEFVIKKEGIVGVSQ, from the coding sequence ATGacaccccaaaacctcatgcTCCTTCCTCTTTCAACCCCTAAATTATCCATTGGATGCCCAATACTAGATCACTGCTTGGGGGGTGGGATACCCTGCAACTCCATAACAGAATTAGTAGGGGAGAGTGGTTCTGGGAAGACGCAGCTTTGTCTCCAACTTACGGTGCGAGCTCAGCTCCCACCCTCACATGGCGGACTAGGGGGCTCCTCCATCTACATATTCACAGAATTCAGCTTCCCATTTCGTCGATTGCAACAACTAGGCAACCTTTATCATGCATCATACCCCAACTTAATAAGGTTGGAGCCATTGGAAGACATATATGTTCATGGTGTTCATGATGCTCAAGAACTCATCCATGTCCTTGGAGACATAGAAGCATTTATTGCCATTGATCACACCCGCCTACCTGTGAAACTCATTGTCATTGATTCCATTGCTGCATTGTTCCGATCACAGTATCAGACAACACCGGCAGATTTGAAACGGCGGTCTGAAATGTTCTTCAACATATCTGGGACATTGAAGGGTTTAGCAAATAAGTATGGGTTGGCGGTGGTTGTCACCAACCAAGTGGTGGATTTTATTGGGCCACATCATGGAGTGAATGGGGTGAGGTTGGGAAACTTGGAGTCCCTGGACACATCAGGCAGACGGGTGAGTCCAGCTTTGGGACTGGCTTGGGCACATTGCATAAATTCAAGAGTGTTCTTGGCAAGACATGAGCAATCTATTGAGGTTGACATTCGTAATGCTCCTTCAACAAGTATATGTAGTCAAACACATAGGACATTTCACCTTGTATTTGCCCCACATCTGGCCTATGCATCGGCcgaatttgtaataaaaaaagaaggtatagTCGGAGTATCACAGTAA
- the LOC117623023 gene encoding potassium channel SKOR isoform X2: MSRRVAEHHENDDELKDEEEEYEVQDLRDRIKSSRGSRFNLIKNELGLDDDSSSILRRFSRQSLINGVKGLSHGVIHPDNWWYRAWTKFILVWAVYSSFFTPFEFGFFRGLEEKLFILDVVGQVAFLLDIILQFFLAYRDGQTYRMVFKRTPIALRYLKSNFIIDLLGCMPWDNIYKVSGRREEVRYLLWIRLSRVLKVTKFFKDLEKDIRINYNFTRIIKLLVVELYCTHTAACIFYYLATTLPASQEGYTWIGSLKLGDYSYSNFRDIDLWKRYTTSMYFAIVTMATVGYGDIHAVNLREMIFIMVYVSFDMVLGAYLIGNMTALIVKGSKTEKFRDKMTDVIKYMNRNRLGKDLRNQIKGHLRLQYESTYTEAAVLQDIPASIRAKVIKLHEEFFLPGEVIMEPGNVVDQLYFVCHGVLEEVGIAEDGTEETVSQLEPKSSFGEISILCNIPQLYTVRVCELCRLLRLDKQSFTSILDIYFYDGRKILNNLLEGAPRIKQLESDITFHIGKQEAELALKVNSAAYHGDLFQLKGLIRAGADPNKTDYDGRSPLHLAALRGHEDITLFLIQEGVDINIKDTFGNTPLLEAIKNGNDRVSSLLIKEGASLEMDNAGSFICTAITRGDSDFIKRLLSNGIDPNSKDYDHRTPLHVAASEGLYMMAKLLLEAGASVFSKDRWGNTPLDEGQMCGNKNLIKLLEEAKATQLTESPYRAQELKDKLHPKKCTVFPFHPWEGKEQRRPGIVLWVPTTIQELIKTATDLLEFSSGSFIILSEDGGKILDVDLINDGQKLYLVSDTHLT; encoded by the exons GTGGTATCGGGCATGGACGAAATTCATACTGGTGTGGGCAGTGTACTCATCCTTCTTCACACCTTTCGAGTTTGGGTTTTTCAGGGGTTTGGAAGAGAAACTTTTTATACTGGACGTAGTAGGACAGGTAGCATTCCTTTTGGACATAATTTTGCAGTTTTTCCTGGCTTACAGAGATGGTCAGACATATCGAATGGTCTTTAAGCGAACTCCTATTGCTCTcag GTACTTGAAATCTAATTTTATCATTGATCTGCTTGGTTGTATGCCTTGGGATAACATCTACAAG GTTTCTGGGAGAAGAGAGGAAGTGAGGTATCTCCTATGGATAAGGTTAAGTCGGGTGCTCAAAGTCACTAAGTTCTTTAAAGACCTAGAGAAGGATATTCGTATCAATTATAATTTTACCAGGATTATAAAGCTTCTTGTTGTTGAACTCTATTGCACGCATACAGCAGCCTGCATCTTTTACTATTTGGCTACCACCTTGCCTGCTTCACAAGAGGGGTACACATGGATTGGAAGTTTGAAGTTAGGTGACTATAGTTATTCAAACTTCAGGGATATCGACTTATGGAAGCGCTATACAACTTCTATGTATTTTGCCATTGTAACTATGGCCACTGTTG GCTATGGAGATATTCATGCAGTCAACCTGAGGGAGATGATATTCATTATGGTTTATGTATCTTTTGACATGGTTCTTGGAGCGTATTTGATTGGTAACATGACAGCATTAATTGTAAAAGGATCAAAGACAGAAAAGTTCAGGGACAAAATGACGGAtgttataaaatatatgaacAGAAATAGACTTGGGAAGGATCTTCGAAATCAAATCAAAGGTCACTTGCGTTTACAATACGAGAGTACCTACACTGAGGCTGCTGTTCTCCAGGACATTCCTGCTTCAATTCGCGCCAAG GTTATCAAACTCCATGAGGAATTTTTTCTCCCTGGAGAAGTGATAATGGAACCAGGAAACGTGGTAGATCAACTTTATTTCGTCTGTCATGGTGTGCTG GAGGAGGTAGGCATCGCGGAAGATGGAACAGAAGAAACTGTTTCACAATTGGAACCTAAGAGCTCATTTGGAGAAATCTCCATTCTTTGCAACATTCCCCAACTTTATACAGTTAGGGTGTGTGAGTTATGTAGGCTTCTGCGACTAGATAAACAATCTTTTACAAGCATCCTtgacatatatttttatgatgGGAGGAAAATCTTGAACAACCTCCTAGAG GGTGCACCTCGCATCAAACAACTAGAATCAGACATTACATTTCACATTGGAAAGCAAGAAGCTGAACTTGCTTTGAAGGTCAATAGTGCGGCTTATCATGGAGATCTGTTTCAGCTAAAAGGTTTGATCCGTGCTGGAGCTGATCCCAACAAGACAGATTATGATGGAAGGTCACCATTG CATCTTGCTGCATTAAGGGGACATGAAGATATTACACTTTTCCTTATTCAGGAAGGCGTGGATATCAACATCAAAG aCACTTTTGGGAACACACCCTTACTTGAAGCCATAAAAAACGGCAACGATCGAGTTTCTTCTTTACTTATTAAAGAAGGGGCCTCCTTGGAGATGGACAATGCTGGTAGTTTTATATGTACAGCCATTACCAGGGGGGACTCAGATTTCATTAAAAGGTTATTGTCAAACGGCATTGACCCGAACTCCAAAGATTATGATCACCGGACCCCACTTCATGTAGCTGCCTCGGAGGGATTATATATGATGGCAAAGTTGCTGTTAGAAGCTGGGGCTAGCGTTTTCTCAAAAGACAG ATGGGGGAATACCCCACTAGATGAAGGTCAGATGTGTGGGAACAAGAATTTGATTAAACTGCTAGAAGAAGCAAAGGCTACTCAGTTGACAGAATCTCCTTACCGTGCTCAAGAACTCAAAG ATAAACTGCACCCAAAGAAATGCACTGTGTTTCCTTTCCATCCATGGGAAGGCAAAGAACAAAGAAGACCTGGAATTGTGTTATGGGTCCCTACTACCATTCAAGAGCTCATCAAAACCGCGACAGACCTACTAGAATTTTCAAGTGGTTCCTTTATAATATTATCAGAAGATGGAGGTAAAATTCTTGATGTAGACTTAATAAATGATGGTCAGAAGCTGTATTTAGTCAGTGATACACATTTGACATAA
- the LOC117623023 gene encoding potassium channel SKOR isoform X1, whose product MSRRVAEHHENDDELKDEEEEYEVQDLRDRIKSSRGSRFNLIKNELGLDDDSSSILRRFSRQSLINGVKGLSHGVIHPDNWWYRAWTKFILVWAVYSSFFTPFEFGFFRGLEEKLFILDVVGQVAFLLDIILQFFLAYRDGQTYRMVFKRTPIALRYLKSNFIIDLLGCMPWDNIYKVSGRREEVRYLLWIRLSRVLKVTKFFKDLEKDIRINYNFTRIIKLLVVELYCTHTAACIFYYLATTLPASQEGYTWIGSLKLGDYSYSNFRDIDLWKRYTTSMYFAIVTMATVGYGDIHAVNLREMIFIMVYVSFDMVLGAYLIGNMTALIVKGSKTEKFRDKMTDVIKYMNRNRLGKDLRNQIKGHLRLQYESTYTEAAVLQDIPASIRAKISHTLYFPYIESVPLFKGCSAEFINQIVIKLHEEFFLPGEVIMEPGNVVDQLYFVCHGVLEEVGIAEDGTEETVSQLEPKSSFGEISILCNIPQLYTVRVCELCRLLRLDKQSFTSILDIYFYDGRKILNNLLEGAPRIKQLESDITFHIGKQEAELALKVNSAAYHGDLFQLKGLIRAGADPNKTDYDGRSPLHLAALRGHEDITLFLIQEGVDINIKDTFGNTPLLEAIKNGNDRVSSLLIKEGASLEMDNAGSFICTAITRGDSDFIKRLLSNGIDPNSKDYDHRTPLHVAASEGLYMMAKLLLEAGASVFSKDRWGNTPLDEGQMCGNKNLIKLLEEAKATQLTESPYRAQELKDKLHPKKCTVFPFHPWEGKEQRRPGIVLWVPTTIQELIKTATDLLEFSSGSFIILSEDGGKILDVDLINDGQKLYLVSDTHLT is encoded by the exons GTGGTATCGGGCATGGACGAAATTCATACTGGTGTGGGCAGTGTACTCATCCTTCTTCACACCTTTCGAGTTTGGGTTTTTCAGGGGTTTGGAAGAGAAACTTTTTATACTGGACGTAGTAGGACAGGTAGCATTCCTTTTGGACATAATTTTGCAGTTTTTCCTGGCTTACAGAGATGGTCAGACATATCGAATGGTCTTTAAGCGAACTCCTATTGCTCTcag GTACTTGAAATCTAATTTTATCATTGATCTGCTTGGTTGTATGCCTTGGGATAACATCTACAAG GTTTCTGGGAGAAGAGAGGAAGTGAGGTATCTCCTATGGATAAGGTTAAGTCGGGTGCTCAAAGTCACTAAGTTCTTTAAAGACCTAGAGAAGGATATTCGTATCAATTATAATTTTACCAGGATTATAAAGCTTCTTGTTGTTGAACTCTATTGCACGCATACAGCAGCCTGCATCTTTTACTATTTGGCTACCACCTTGCCTGCTTCACAAGAGGGGTACACATGGATTGGAAGTTTGAAGTTAGGTGACTATAGTTATTCAAACTTCAGGGATATCGACTTATGGAAGCGCTATACAACTTCTATGTATTTTGCCATTGTAACTATGGCCACTGTTG GCTATGGAGATATTCATGCAGTCAACCTGAGGGAGATGATATTCATTATGGTTTATGTATCTTTTGACATGGTTCTTGGAGCGTATTTGATTGGTAACATGACAGCATTAATTGTAAAAGGATCAAAGACAGAAAAGTTCAGGGACAAAATGACGGAtgttataaaatatatgaacAGAAATAGACTTGGGAAGGATCTTCGAAATCAAATCAAAGGTCACTTGCGTTTACAATACGAGAGTACCTACACTGAGGCTGCTGTTCTCCAGGACATTCCTGCTTCAATTCGCGCCAAG ATTTCACACACTTTATATTTCCCGTACATTGAAAGTGTTCCTCTCTTCAAGGGATGCTCGGCAGAATTCATCAATCAGATT GTTATCAAACTCCATGAGGAATTTTTTCTCCCTGGAGAAGTGATAATGGAACCAGGAAACGTGGTAGATCAACTTTATTTCGTCTGTCATGGTGTGCTG GAGGAGGTAGGCATCGCGGAAGATGGAACAGAAGAAACTGTTTCACAATTGGAACCTAAGAGCTCATTTGGAGAAATCTCCATTCTTTGCAACATTCCCCAACTTTATACAGTTAGGGTGTGTGAGTTATGTAGGCTTCTGCGACTAGATAAACAATCTTTTACAAGCATCCTtgacatatatttttatgatgGGAGGAAAATCTTGAACAACCTCCTAGAG GGTGCACCTCGCATCAAACAACTAGAATCAGACATTACATTTCACATTGGAAAGCAAGAAGCTGAACTTGCTTTGAAGGTCAATAGTGCGGCTTATCATGGAGATCTGTTTCAGCTAAAAGGTTTGATCCGTGCTGGAGCTGATCCCAACAAGACAGATTATGATGGAAGGTCACCATTG CATCTTGCTGCATTAAGGGGACATGAAGATATTACACTTTTCCTTATTCAGGAAGGCGTGGATATCAACATCAAAG aCACTTTTGGGAACACACCCTTACTTGAAGCCATAAAAAACGGCAACGATCGAGTTTCTTCTTTACTTATTAAAGAAGGGGCCTCCTTGGAGATGGACAATGCTGGTAGTTTTATATGTACAGCCATTACCAGGGGGGACTCAGATTTCATTAAAAGGTTATTGTCAAACGGCATTGACCCGAACTCCAAAGATTATGATCACCGGACCCCACTTCATGTAGCTGCCTCGGAGGGATTATATATGATGGCAAAGTTGCTGTTAGAAGCTGGGGCTAGCGTTTTCTCAAAAGACAG ATGGGGGAATACCCCACTAGATGAAGGTCAGATGTGTGGGAACAAGAATTTGATTAAACTGCTAGAAGAAGCAAAGGCTACTCAGTTGACAGAATCTCCTTACCGTGCTCAAGAACTCAAAG ATAAACTGCACCCAAAGAAATGCACTGTGTTTCCTTTCCATCCATGGGAAGGCAAAGAACAAAGAAGACCTGGAATTGTGTTATGGGTCCCTACTACCATTCAAGAGCTCATCAAAACCGCGACAGACCTACTAGAATTTTCAAGTGGTTCCTTTATAATATTATCAGAAGATGGAGGTAAAATTCTTGATGTAGACTTAATAAATGATGGTCAGAAGCTGTATTTAGTCAGTGATACACATTTGACATAA
- the LOC117621849 gene encoding uncharacterized protein LOC117621849, producing METIVILVCCNGKWVTSKKMCKYEGGDSKGLIVPRTIKFAELLDRVHPIGNTNIREDKICLKFSVLVASNEWKHIKIEDDDDVNFFMKYNSEVTPSKLAPLLVSIEDKGLTNDVVHSMHITTDSSRMGHSSVAIVESNEVTWNNTNVTDLGAAQLPKMRLRGESEPTRQHYWSQMGEKNRYNAVGVKDEEAYFDSGFSRSDWNPKITVGQIFSSKKALLTELRLTALRGHFEFKVQFSCTKRLLVVCCQRPCPWRVRASRIGEYSFMIVRCTTVHECDLRFVSDKHRQATAALVASSLKRKLKDCRTIYTPSDIMRDVKHNFGCTIHYSKAWKARELALLSIRGSAEEAYYILPAYCYELERMNPGTKTHIRTDENNHFVYLFMAVGACIRGFRSSMRPVIAVDATHLKSKYKGVMFVANAFDGNRNIYPLAFGIGDLETDASWHWFFTKLHEAIGECPNLVIISDRNVSIENVWNKIFPTAQHGICFYHMKGNMKRTFKLKKRDHILMHFEKAAKSYSIAEFDCHFRKIKRKEHVAQYLEEAGLHKWSRAHMDGRRYNVMTTNIAESINSVLRFARMLPVVHLIGEIVNLLVKWFTKRRELALNCTTTLCPNFGEKKLRNRLEDAARMNVVKVNNAQYNVLDGDMDGLVDLTNNSCSCRKFQLEQLPCKHVVAVCRFLKVSVYAKASRYYTRKTWMDAYSDSIYPVQPHGMWDTPEDVRSRVVLPPMARVMPGRRKKLRIPSQGEGSIRRKCSRCGSTGHNKSTCKNNIPLRNVS from the exons atggagacaattgttATTCTCGTGTGCtgcaatggaaaatgggtcaCCTCGAAGAAGATGTGCAAATACGAAGGGGGTGACTCAAAAGGCTTAATAGTTCCACGGACCATCAAATTTGCTGAACTGTTGGACCGTGTGCATCCGATTGGTAATACAAACATCAGGGAAGACAAGATTTGCTTAAAATTCTCAGTTTTGGTGGCCTCGAATGAGTGGAAGCACATAAAGATTgaggacgatgatgatgtcaatttttttatgaagtacaATTCCGAGGTAACACCTTCAAAACTAGCTCCCTTACTCGTGAGTATAGAAGATAAAGGACTGACAAATGATGTAGTTCATAGTATGCATATCACGACAGATAGTAGTCGGATGGGTCATTCTTCAGTTGCCATtgttgaaagcaatgaagTAACTTGGAATAATACAAATGTCACTGATTTGGGAG CTGCCCAGTTGCCAAAAATGCGTTTAAGAGGAGAATCTGAACCCACTCGTCAACATTATTGGAGTcaaatgggtgaaaaaaaTCGGTATAATGCAGTCGGtgtaaaagatgaagaagcatATTTTGACAGCGGGTTTTCACGAAGCGATTGGAATCCGAAAATTACAGTTGGGcaaattttctctagtaaGAAAGCATTGTTGACGGAGTTACGGTTGACGGCATTAAGAGGCCACTTTGAATTTAAGGTGCAATTCTCTTGCACTAAGaggttgcttgtggtttgttGTCAACGTCCATGCCCATGGCGGGTCCGAGCATCGAGAATTGGAGAATACAGCTTCATGATTGTGAGGTGTACAACTGTCCATGAATGTGATTTGAGGTTTGTAAGTGACAAGCATCGTCAAGCAACCGCAGCACTTGTAGCCAGTTCACTTAAAAGGAAGTTGAAGGATTGTCGGACAATATACACACCAAGTGACATTATGAGAGATGTGAAACACAACTTTGGTTGCACCATCCATTATTCTAAAGCTTGGAAAGCAAGGGAGTTAGCTCTATTGTCCATTAGAGGATCAGCGGAGGAGGcatattatatccttccagctTATTGCTATGAATTGGAGCGTATGAATCCCGGCACAAAAACACACATCCGAACTGATGAGAACAATCactttgtgtatttatttatggcgGTTGGCGCATGTATTAGAGGGTTCCGTTCTTCCATGCGCCCAGTGATAGCCGTGGATGCCACTCATTTAAAATCCAAGTACAAGGGTGTTATGTTTGTAGCAAATGCATTCGATGGTAATCGAAATATATATCCTCTTGCttttgggatcggggatttggAGACGGATGCATCATGGCATTGGTTTTTCACTAAACTTCATGAAGCCATTGGTGAGTGTCCCAATCTTGTTATTATTTCTGATCGCAATGTTAGCATAGAGAATGTGTGGAACAAAATTTTTCCAACTGCACAACATGGCATATGCTTTTATCATATGAAGGGGAACATGAAACGcactttcaagttgaaaaagcGTGATCACATACTTATGCACTTTGAGAAGGCTGCGAAATCTTATTCCATTGCTGAATTTGATTGTCATTTTCGCAAGATCAAGCGAAAGGAACATGTTGCTCAATATCTTGAAGAGGCAGGGTTACATAAGTGGTCTAGAGCTCACATGGATGGACGCCGCTACAATGTAAtgacaacaaatattgcgGAGTCAATCAACTCAGTCCTTAGGTTTGCAAGAATGCTGCCAGTGGTTCATTTGATAGGGGAAATTGTTAATCTCCTTGTGAAATGGTTCACCAAACGTCGTGAGTTGGCTTTGAATTGCACAACAACATTGTGCCCCAATTTTGGAGAGAAGAAGTTGAGGAACAGGTTGGAGGATGCTGCAAGGATGAATGTGGTTAAAGTTAATAATGCACAATATAATGTTTTGGACGGTGATATGGACGGCCTCGTAGATTTGACGAACAACAGTTGTAGTTGTAGAAAGTTTCAGCTTGAGCAGCTACCTTGCAAGCATGTAGTTGCAGTTTGCCGCTTCTTGAAAGTAAGTGTATATGCAAAGGCTTCTCGGTATTACACTCGGAAAACCTGGATGGATGCTTATTCGGATAGCATCTACCCGGTACAACCTCACGGAATGTGGGATACTCCTGAAGATGTTCGAAGTCGAGTTGTGCTGCCTCCCATGGCAAGGGTCATGCCAGGCAGACGAAAGAAGTTAAGAATTCCCTCGCAAGGAGAGGGCAGCATTAGAAGAAAGTGCTCAAGGTGCGGTTCCACAGGCCACAATAAAAGCACCTGTAAAAACAATATTCCATTGCGCAATGTATCTTAG